A genome region from Carya illinoinensis cultivar Pawnee chromosome 2, C.illinoinensisPawnee_v1, whole genome shotgun sequence includes the following:
- the LOC122300661 gene encoding KIN14B-interacting protein At4g14310, producing the protein MSVSSACRLKDRGAAAVKPSKPLTPISISSKNAISILHKSSSTGKENPRPASRPRAASQRPVIRPVPRVDKAAAASIVPSKDRDTRVRSSTSAQRGRAPSPEFIRVFSDRRVSVGVSCGKGVESAKRKEFKCSSVKGSEGNANGHRVLRDRNEISKIGVNLNKKGAACEESETKSERTDKSLKKIGALDNCIVKVNRSSTLIRSSEASFNFDENFRDEFGVDADLKSKEVVVKFGNGVDECADEVGEKSLVNEMVLEIPKEELREERVGSRFGNKYPSKLHEKLAFLEGKVKRIASDIKKTKEMLDMNNPDASKVILSDIQNKISGIQKAMDNVGGKSDGKIGLSKGIGDDESEIADKGKSKEPHNAKTSVKGLSSEELEARLFPHHKLLKNRIPLKATSESSQSHEPLVVGPNCESKVDGKSFSSIDENSIAIQFLASLNEEQNEVTGRVGQADLECCEVQEMDGATSTVAQDSSNMFNVKRDVELILTTDEILDEFDDQENRQGVVLGEGTDDTCIYQVNEIGRKTSTGGWFVSEGEAVLLAHDDGSCSFYDITNSEEKAEYKPRPGVSPDIWRDCWIIRAPGADGCSGRYVVAASAGNAMDSGFCSWDFYTKDVRAFQIESGTTTSRTVLGPVPSNIVHRRTALSNILAPENRQWWYKPCGPLIISTASCQKGVRVFDIRDGEQVLKWEVGKPVLTMDCSSPLQWRNRGKVVIAEVETISVWDVNSLSPQALLSVSSSGRKISTLHVNNTDAELGGGVRQRVSSSEAEGNDGVFCTPDSINILDFRHPSGVGLKIPKLGVSAESVFSRGDSIFLGCSVVRSGGKKQLSSQVQQFSLRKQRLFSTYALPESNAHSHYTSITQVWGNSNLVMGVCGLGLFVFDGLRDDSLLSFPTDSGNAQKSREVIGPDDMYSPSFDYLSSRALLISRDRPAVWRHLPEV; encoded by the exons ATGTCCGTTTCATCGGCTTGCCGTCTGAAAGACCGTGGCGCCGCCGCCGTCAAGCCTTCTAAACCGCTAACCCCAATCTCCATCTCCAGCAAGAACGCCATCAGTATTTTGCACAAATCTTCATCTACCGGTAAGGAGAATCCCAGGCCCGCTTCTCGGCCTCGTGCCGCTTCCCAGAGGCCCGTGATCCGGCCAGTGCCGCGCGTCGACAAGGCCGCCGCCGCTTCGATCGTTCCCAGTAAAGACAGAGATACACGTGTCCGGTCTTCCACGTCGGCCCAGAGAGGTAGGGCCCCTAGTCCTGAGTTTATTAGGGTTTTCTCCGATCGGAGGGTCTCCGTGGGTGTGAGTTGTGGTAAGGGCGTAGAGAGTGCGAAGCGGAAGGAGTTTAAGTGTTCGAGTGTGAAAGGGAGTGAGGGGAATGCGAACGGGCATAGAGTTCTCAGGGATCGTAACGAGATTTCTAAAATTGGAGTCAATTTGAACAAAAAGGGGGCGGCTTGTGAGGAATCGGAAACGAAAAGCGAGAGGACTGATaagagtttgaaaaaaattgggGCTTTGGACAACTGTATTGTTAAAGTTAATCGAAGCTCAACTTTGATACGATCGAGTGAGGCCAGTTTCAATTTCGATGAAAATTTTAGAGATGAGTTTGGGGTCGATGCTGATTTGAAGTCGAAAGAGGTAGTTGTCAAGTTTGGAAATGGTGTTGATGAATGCGCGGATGAGGTTGGTGAGAAGTCTTTGGTTAACGAAATGGTTTTAGAGATTCCTAAAGAGGAGTTAAGAGAAGAACGGGTAGGCAGTCGGTTTGGTAACAAGTATCCAAGCAAGCTACATGAGAAGCTTGCTTTTTTGGAAGGCAAGGTGAAGAGAATTGCATCAGACATTAAGAAGACAAAGGAGATGCTGGATATGAATAATCCggatgcatcaaaagtgatacTTTCGGATATTCAGAACAAGATTTCCGGGATTCAGAAGGCAATGGATAATGTTGGAGGTAAATCTGATGGTAAAATCGGATTGTCAAAAGGAATTGGTGACGATGAGAGTGAGATAGCTGATAAGGGAAAGAGTAAGGAACCACATAATGCTAAAACCTCTGTCAAAGGATTGAGTAGCGAGGAACTGGAAGCAAGGCTCTTTCCTCATCATAAGTTGCTAAAAAATCGGATCCCTCTGAAAGCGACATCAGAAAGCTCTCAAAGTCATGAACCCCTTGTTGTAGGCCCGAATTGTGAGTCAAAAGTGGATGGGAAGTCGTTTAGCTCTATTGATGAGAACTCTATAGCAATTCAGTTCTTAGCTTCCCTGAATGAGGAGCAAAATGAAGTCACCGGAAGGGTTGGGCAGGCTGATCTGGAATGCTGTGAAGTTCAAGAAATGGATGGTGCTACATCTACGGTAGCACAAGATTCTTCAAATATGTTCAATGTAAAGCGTGATGTTGAGCTAATTCTCACAACCGACGAGATACTTGATGAGTTTGATGATCAAGAGAATAGGCAGGGTGTGGTACTTGGTGAGGGGACAGATGATACTTGCATTTATCAGGTGAATGAAATTGGTCGTAAGACCTCAACAGGAGGATGGTTTGTCTCTGAGGGGGAGGCGGTTCTTCTTGCCCACGATGATGGTTCTTGCTCCTTTTATGATATTACTAATTCCGAG GAGAAGGCCGAGTACAAACCACGCCCTGGAGTCTCACCTGATATATGGAGGGATTGTTGGATAATTCGCGCCCCTGGTGCAGATGGTTGCTCGGGAAGATATGTCGTGGCTGCATCTGCTGGGAATGCTATGGATTCAGGTTTCTGTTCTTGGGATTTCTATACCAAAGATGTGCGAGCTTTTCAAATTGAGAGTGGGACAACCACTTCAAGAACAGTACTTGGCCCCGTACCCAGTAATATTGTGCATAGAAGAACTGCTCTTTCTAATATTCTGGCCCCGGAAAATCGACAATGGTGGTATAAACCCTGTGGACCTCTTATCATTTCAACTGCCAGCTGTCAGAAGGGTGTGAGAGTTTTTGACATCCGTGATGGGGAGCAAGTTTTGAAATGGGAGGTGGGGAAGCCTGTGTTAACAATGGATTGTTCAAGCCCATTACAATGGAGAAACAGAGGAAAAGTAGTTATAGCTGAAGTAGAAACAATTTCTGTGTGGGATGTGAACTCTCTGAGTCCTCAAGCACTATTATCCGTGTCTTCTTCTGGTCGAAAAATTTCTACTCTTCATGTGAACAATACTGATGCTGAATTAGGTGGTGGGGTTCGTCAAAG AGTAAGTTCGTCGGAAGCAGAAGGGAATGATGGTGTTTTCTGCACCCCAGATTCTATAAATATTTTGGATTTCCGCCACCCATCTGGTGTAGGACTTAAGATCCCGAAACTGGGTGTCAGTGCAGAGTCAGTTTTCTCTCGTGGAGATTCTATCTTTCTTGGCTGTTCTGTTGTAAGATCAGGTGGGAAAAAGCAACTTTCTTCCCAGGTGCAACAGTTCTCTTTGCGGAAACAAAGGCTATTTAGCACTTACGCTTTGCCAGAATCCAATGCACACTCCCATTACACATCAATAACACAAGTATGGGGGAATTCAAACCTTGTAATGGGTGTTTGCGGATTGGGGCTATTTGTGTTCGATGGACTGAGGGACGATTCATTGCTGTCTTTCCCCACTGATTCTGGAAACGCTCAGAAATCGAGGGAAGTCATTGGTCCAGATGACATGTATTCCCCTTCCTTCGATTACTTGTCATCTCGTGCCCTCCTTATATCAAGAGATCGCCCAGCTGTGTGGAGGCACTTACCGGAGGTATGA
- the LOC122300662 gene encoding kinesin-like protein KIN-10A — MAPTPSSKANQTHQTQMKTPQSKLRIHFNATKTNPSPNPNAAPKETPQDHPVEVIGRIRDHPDGKDKAASVLQINSNNHSIRVRADFGYRDFCLDGVSLSEEEDLDVFYKKFVESRISSVKLGDKCTIMMYGPTGSGKSHTMFGCLKQPGIVYRSLRDILGDAVEEIDSNGARGTFVQVTVLEIYNEEIYDLLSSNGGGGLGLGWPKGSASKVKLEIMGKKAKNAAYISGNEAGKISKEIQKVEKRRIVRSTLCNDRSSRSHCLIILDVPTVGGRLMLVDMAGSENIEQAGQIGFEAKMQTAKINQGNIALKRVVESIANGDSHVPFRDSKLTMLLQDSFEDDKSKILMILCASPDPKDIHKTISTLEYGAKAKCIVRGPHTPIKDKIGTEDSSSAVILGSRIAAMDEFILKLQRENKLREKERNEAHKELLKKEEEVAALRARLEQSGASEQEINLKVNERTQILKHELEKKLEECQRMTNEFVKLERRRMEERILQQQKEVEILRQRLEEIESELCRSRDASGDESASKEVDGSGFAKRLMRIYTNEDPGMVKSMDLDMDDQEPVIHEVKHVGGFVCKPAGIQGILDHSHPVDHAIFATKLGDKGCLSTVFEEEEGEDDQEERVLDEEVDKEIIQEKVCIVDQCGSATRFEQAQTQRSRSPRIKDYPKDTLEDRFIGSESISEPENAKESASSRRLRIQNIFTLCGNHRELSQHIRNPVPAKRSTGTFDLQSSPVMKNGEDSVLNLNKENLEVQKSMPIPGFVATSQVPTVEPLTSVEEVNVQKLAESQLNKSVFNEIALASKENHNPSYDGNDAQIDVHVKWEASRENPGKFITTLKVVKEASLADLRKLIEIHLGADNQAFTFLVIGDPTGAPVPREKEGLIQAIKLPLCNNKVNGHLACLRSAEGMQCPSHLSQSPLPLRPLENKLPLCNNKVNGHLACLRSAEGMQCRSHLSQSPLPLRPLENKLPLTPNSRCLQPGDSLSPNYSSTPYITVRRHPFEQL; from the exons ATGGCTCCCACGCCATCTTCTAAAGCAAACCAAACCCACCAGACCCAGATGAAGACTCCACAATCGAAGCTTCGCATTCATTTCAATGCCACCAAAACAAACCCTTCTCCGAATCCGAACGCAGCGCCCAAAGAAACCCCACAAGACCACCCGGTCGAAGTAATTGGCCGGATCCGCGACCACCCGGATGGAAAAGACAAAGCCGCTTCGGTTTTGCAAATCAATTCCAACAACCACTCTATCCGGGTTCGGGCTGATTTTGGCTACCGGGACTTTTGCCTCGATGGGGTCTCTTTGTCAGAAGAAGAGGACCTTGATGTCTTTTACAAAAAGTTCGTGGAGTCCAGGATTAGCAGTGTGAAGTTAGGGGACAAATGTACGATAATGATGTACGGGCCGACTGGTTCGGGCAAGAGTCACACAATGTTTGGGTGCTTGAAGCAGCCGGGGATTGTGTACCGGTCTTTGAGAGATATTCTTGGGGATGCGGTGGAAGAAATTGATTCCAACGGCGCGCGTGGAACGTTTGTGCAAGTTACGGTCTTGGAGATTTATAACGAAGAAATTTATGATCTTTTGTCCAGCAATGGTGGGGGAGGATTAGGCCTTGGATGGCCCAAGGGCAGTGCATCCAAG GTGAAACTTGAAATAATGGGAAAGAAGGCAAAGAATGCAGCTTATATTTCAGGAAATGAAGCCGGAAAGATTTCGAAAGAGATACAAAAAGTGGAGAAGCGAAGGATAGTTAGAAGTACCCTTTGTAACGATAGAAGTTCTCGAAGCCACTGCTTG ATAATCCTTGATGTCCCAACAGTGGGAGGACGCCTGATGCTTGTAGACATGGCGGGATCTGAAAATATTGAGCAGGCTGGTCAAATTGGATTCGAGGCAAAAATGCAG ACAGCAAAGATCAACCAAGGAAACATAGCATTGAAAAGAGTGGTTGAATCCATTGCAAATGGTGATTCTCATGTGCCATTTAGAGATAGCAAATTGACCATGCTTCTGCAG GATTCTTTTGAGGACGacaaatcaaaaattttaatgatactCTGTGCAAGCCCAGATCCGAAGGATATACATAAGACGATTTCCACCCTTGAATATGGAGCCAAAGCAAAGTGTATTGTCCGTGGCCCTCATACGCCAATCAAGGATAAAATTGGCACTGAAGATTCTTCATCTGCAGTCATTTTAGGATCAAGGATTGCTGCCATGGATGAATTTATCTTGAAGCTACAACGGGAGAACAAACTAAGAGAGAAAGAGCGAAATGAAGCACACAAAGAGCtcttgaagaaagaagaagaagttgctGCACTGAGAGCTAGACTTGAGCAATCTGGAGCGAGTGAGCAGGAGATCAACTTAAAGGTGAATGAGAGGACTCAGATTctgaaacatgaacttgaaaagAAATTGGAGGAGTGCCAACGAATGACCAATGAGTTCGTTAAATTAGAAAGgagaagaatggaagaaagGATACTGCAGCAACAAAAGGAAGTTGAAATCCTGAGACAGAGGTTGGAGGAGATTGAGTCTGAGCTATGCCGTTCAAGGGATGCAAGTGGTGATGAAAGTGCATCAAAGGAGGTGGATGGAAGTGGATTTGCCAAAAGATTAATGCGTATATATACCAATGAGGACCCAGGAATGGTAAAATCAATGGATTTGGACATGGATGACCAAGAACCAGTTATTCATGAGGTGAAACATGTTGGCGGATTTGTTTGTAAACCTGCTGGAATCCAAGGTATTTTGGATCATTCTCACCCAGTGGATCATGCTATTTTTGCGACAAAATTGGGAGACAAGGGATGTTTAAGCACGGTAttcgaggaagaagaaggggagGATGATCAGGAGGAGAGAGTGTTAGATGAAGAAGTGGACAAAGAAATCATACAGGAAAAGGTATGTATCGTCGATCAGTGTGGCTCTGCAACCAGATTTGAGCAGGCACAAACTCAGCGTAGCAGAAGTCCAAGGATAAAAGACTATCCGAAGGATACATTAGAGGATAGGTTTATAGGGTCAGAATCAATAAGCGAACCAGAAAATGCTAAGGAATCTGCCTCTTCTAGACGATTGAGAATCCAAAACATATTCACGCTTTGTGGTAATCACAGAGAGCTGTCTCAACACATCAGAAACCCAGTACCTGCCAAAAGGAGCACTGGTACCTTCGATCTTCAATCATCTCCAGTAATGAAAAATGGGGAGGATTCTgtgttgaatttaaataaggAAAATTTGGAGGTCCAGAAAAGCATGCCCATTCCAGGATTTGTAGCAACAAGTCAGGTACCTACTGTAGAGCCACTTACATCAGTTGAAGAAGTGAATGTGCAGAAGTTGGCAGAATCACAATTGAACAAATCGGTATTTAACGAGATTGCTTTGGCTTCAAAGGAGAACCACAACCCCTCGTATGATGGCAATGATGCACAGATTGACGTCCATGTGAAATGGGAGGCTTCCAGGGAAAATCCAGGAAAGTTCATTACCACACTTAAGGTGGTAAAGGAAGCAAGCCTTGCTGACCTGAGGAAGTTGATTGAAATCCATCTTGGTGCCGACAATCAAGCATTCACTTTTCTTGTGATTGGG GACCCGACTGGAGCTCCAGTTCCAAGGGAGAAGGAAGGACTGATACAGGCCATCAAACTTCCCCTTTGCAACAACAAGGTGAATGGCCACTTAGCTTGCTTGAGATCAGCTGAGGGAATGCAATGCCCTAGTCATCTTTCACAAAGTCCGCTCCCATTGAGGCCACTAGAGAACAAACTTCCCCTTTGCAACAACAAGGTGAATGGCCACTTAGCTTGCTTGAGATCAGCTGAGGGAATGCAATGCCGTAGTCATCTTTCACAAAGTCCGCTCCCATTGAGGCCACTAGAGAACAAATTGCCACTCACCCCAAATTCCCGCTGCTTGCAGCCAGGTGACAGTTTATCACCAAACTACAGTTCTACCCCCTATATTACTGTTCGAAGGCATCCGTTTGAGCAACTTTAG